Proteins encoded in a region of the Mucilaginibacter sabulilitoris genome:
- a CDS encoding Panacea domain-containing protein: protein MQYQANNIADFFLSQVDTNLGDTISPIKLQKLVYYAQAWNYTIFDRPLFDERVEAWTHGPVVRSIYERFKEYPIYSPLDLSEIRIDEIYFDSDTLAILNDVNMIYGEHSGKYLEDLTHNENPWINARAGIPPYLACTNEITLKSMKSYYSKIREPK from the coding sequence ATGCAATACCAGGCCAACAATATAGCAGATTTCTTTTTATCACAGGTAGATACTAACCTTGGCGATACTATCTCCCCTATAAAGCTCCAAAAGTTGGTTTATTATGCTCAAGCATGGAATTACACCATTTTCGATCGGCCTTTATTCGATGAAAGGGTCGAGGCATGGACTCATGGGCCTGTGGTAAGGTCTATTTATGAGCGTTTTAAAGAATATCCTATATATTCCCCTCTTGATTTATCAGAAATAAGAATAGATGAAATTTATTTTGATTCAGATACATTAGCCATCCTTAATGATGTTAATATGATATATGGCGAACACTCTGGTAAATACTTGGAAGATTTGACTCACAATGAAAATCCATGGATAAATGCAAGAGCTGGAATACCTCCTTACTTAGCTTGTACAAATGAGATTACGTTGAAGTCAATGAAATCTTATTATTCAAAAATACGTGAGCCAAAATAA
- a CDS encoding Dph6-related ATP pyrophosphatase — MPTNCIFNWSGGKDSSLALYHCLQNPELDIKYLVTTINDAADRISMHGVRTELLIKQAESIGIPLYQIRLPEMPGMTEYDEAMRYHLTHFRSEGITHAIFGDIFLEDLRNYRDARLSEIGLKGIYPLWKRDTNELINEFFKLGFGTVIACTQARLERIVGREITPELINDLPDDVDVCGENGEFHTFTFKGPIFKDEIAYKTGVRIFKEYQAPKNSNDSCVSTTDQKPAGFWYCDLLST, encoded by the coding sequence ATGCCAACTAATTGCATATTCAACTGGAGCGGTGGAAAGGACAGTTCCCTGGCTTTGTACCATTGCCTTCAAAATCCAGAATTAGATATCAAATACCTGGTAACAACCATTAATGATGCTGCCGACAGGATATCGATGCACGGCGTGCGCACAGAGCTGTTGATTAAACAGGCCGAAAGTATAGGGATACCGCTGTATCAAATACGCTTGCCTGAAATGCCCGGAATGACTGAGTATGACGAAGCCATGCGCTATCATTTAACCCATTTTAGAAGCGAGGGTATAACCCATGCTATTTTTGGTGATATATTTTTGGAAGATCTCAGGAACTACCGCGATGCACGCCTGAGTGAAATAGGATTGAAAGGGATTTATCCCTTATGGAAACGTGACACAAATGAGCTGATCAACGAGTTTTTCAAACTTGGGTTTGGTACGGTAATAGCCTGTACTCAGGCACGGTTAGAGCGGATAGTTGGCAGAGAGATAACCCCTGAATTGATAAACGATTTACCCGATGATGTTGACGTATGTGGCGAGAACGGGGAGTTCCATACATTCACTTTTAAAGGTCCAATCTTTAAAGATGAGATAGCTTACAAAACCGGAGTGAGGATATTTAAGGAGTACCAGGCCCCCAAAAATTCAAACGATTCTTGTGTTTCAACTACAGATCAAAAACCTGCAGGTTTTTGGTACTGTGACCTTTTATCGACTTGA
- a CDS encoding YncE family protein, with translation MKQFKLKNLFIGAAAITALASCHKDKINPNDDKPIDPLTNKAGIYILNQGAFNANNSTLTYYNYANKQLIPDKFKTINGRGLGDTGNDIKIYGSKMYIVVNVSSTVEVADAKTAKSIKKLDLFDNTVARQPRSVAFYKNMALITSYDGTVAVLDTASLTVTKYIKVGRNPEQLVVANDKLYVANSGGLDFGNPDKTVSVVDLNTLTETKKITVGLNPVSIAADKYGDVYVISMGDFDKILPALTIINTTTDAVKKQSDLSAAYGTPIITSGDFAYFITADNKIQVFNVKTETLEKANFISDGTVVITPFGLKIDEETGELFVTDAKDYKSNGEIFAFDKTGKKEYSLTTGISPGAIAIVKK, from the coding sequence ATGAAACAATTTAAACTTAAAAATTTATTCATTGGCGCAGCAGCCATAACAGCGCTTGCGTCATGTCACAAAGATAAAATCAACCCAAATGATGATAAACCGATTGACCCTTTAACCAATAAAGCGGGTATTTATATACTTAACCAGGGTGCGTTTAATGCCAATAACAGCACGTTAACGTATTATAATTATGCAAACAAACAGCTGATTCCAGATAAGTTTAAGACAATTAATGGGCGTGGTCTGGGCGATACGGGTAATGATATTAAAATATACGGCTCAAAAATGTACATCGTTGTAAACGTATCCAGTACAGTAGAAGTTGCCGATGCTAAAACTGCAAAATCAATTAAAAAGCTTGATTTATTTGATAATACAGTTGCCCGCCAGCCGCGTTCTGTAGCGTTTTATAAAAATATGGCATTGATAACATCTTATGATGGTACAGTGGCAGTGCTCGACACTGCTTCGCTTACCGTGACTAAGTACATAAAAGTTGGCCGTAACCCGGAGCAATTGGTTGTAGCTAATGATAAGCTGTATGTTGCCAATTCAGGTGGTTTAGATTTTGGTAATCCGGATAAAACGGTATCGGTTGTCGACTTGAATACCTTAACCGAAACCAAGAAGATTACCGTTGGCTTAAATCCTGTTAGTATAGCTGCCGATAAGTATGGCGATGTATATGTAATTTCAATGGGCGATTTTGATAAGATATTACCAGCATTAACCATCATCAACACAACCACTGATGCAGTAAAAAAACAAAGTGATCTATCTGCAGCTTATGGCACGCCGATCATTACTTCGGGTGATTTTGCCTATTTTATTACCGCCGACAATAAAATTCAGGTATTCAATGTAAAGACAGAAACTTTAGAAAAGGCAAATTTTATAAGCGACGGAACAGTGGTAATCACCCCATTCGGACTTAAAATAGATGAAGAAACAGGAGAGTTGTTTGTGACGGATGCTAAGGACTATAAATCAAATGGAGAAATTTTTGCCTTTGATAAAACGGGTAAAAAAGAGTATTCACTAACCACAGGTATTAGTCCGGGAGCCATTGCCATTGTTAAGAAGTAA
- a CDS encoding DUF6580 family putative transport protein — MTSKDNITRNIVLVLMIVVAAAFRLLAFEYKELSNFNPVGAIAIFGGAYFTSKWRGYLTVLLTLFTTDIILGYLYFSKLTLWYSGAEWTYLAFALMVLVGSLVKKVNVLNVALASVASVLIHWLLTDLPGTLYPHTLAGYGTSLVNAIPFEYNMIYGNLVFGILMFGGFELAKTKYTFLRTKKQLAL, encoded by the coding sequence ATGACTTCAAAAGATAATATAACACGCAACATCGTTCTGGTATTGATGATTGTGGTAGCTGCCGCGTTCAGGCTGCTTGCTTTCGAATATAAAGAGTTGAGTAATTTTAACCCGGTAGGTGCTATCGCTATTTTCGGCGGCGCTTATTTTACCAGCAAATGGAGAGGTTACCTTACCGTGTTACTTACTTTATTTACAACCGATATCATTTTGGGTTATTTGTATTTTTCTAAATTAACTTTATGGTATAGCGGTGCCGAATGGACTTATTTGGCATTTGCTTTAATGGTTTTGGTAGGGAGTTTAGTGAAAAAAGTAAATGTATTGAACGTAGCCTTAGCTTCTGTTGCATCCGTATTGATACACTGGTTATTAACTGATTTACCGGGCACCTTATACCCGCATACGTTGGCCGGTTACGGTACATCATTAGTGAATGCCATTCCGTTTGAGTATAATATGATATATGGCAACCTGGTATTTGGAATTTTGATGTTTGGCGGTTTTGAACTCGCCAAAACAAAGTATACCTTTTTACGTACAAAAAAGCAGTTAGCTCTATAA
- a CDS encoding TonB-dependent receptor: protein MKKNLHCIYKLLPASGLGVVVFMLQIVLPNKVSAQTDTTKKLKEVTISTSTIPQVQTITPAQQISSIDFTRNSAFTVADAIRNFAGVNIKDYGGIGGVKTVLVRSLGANHTGIFYDGVQLNDAQNGQIDLGRLNLNNVQSIALYNGQPDNICAPARAFASASLLSIKTIRPLLGAEKPYQVLVGIKGGSFGLINPYIQWQQRINKNWSAVVNSYLEKADGQYKYKVNGDGSDTLATRRNGDIKAQQADAALYWTKSDSNQFNFHVNYYNSDRGLPGAVVFYNPYSKQRVQNRDIFAQAGYEHLWGSSLHLLLNTKLSRLYTHYTDPDFLNNQGGLNYKYTQKEVYQSATLAYHILSNWEVSYAVDFAYTHLDANITNYAYPSRSTLLNAIASNLIVGKWRFQGSLLNSNINESVKTGKASASRNVYSPTLMATFKPFNNSNFQLRAFYKNSFRYPTFDEFYYFAIQVRDLKPEFAKQYDLGATFTKSLNSWLDYVTFTADAYYNNVTDKILSIPNQNPYISSISNLGKVDVKGIDVSIKTQSKLNNNWRALLTANYSFQKAIDVSDPASSVYLKQIPYSPKHTVAINAGIDHRQFGIYYNQVLSSSRYYSGENLPENLLSGYSVSDASAVYNFLLKTKQVTAAVEVNNLFNANYAVIRSFPLPGRSYRFTIQIKI from the coding sequence ATGAAGAAAAACTTACATTGTATTTATAAACTTTTACCTGCTTCGGGCTTGGGCGTTGTGGTTTTTATGTTGCAGATTGTATTACCCAATAAAGTATCGGCACAAACAGATACTACCAAAAAACTTAAAGAGGTAACCATTTCCACTTCAACCATACCACAAGTACAAACCATTACCCCGGCTCAACAAATATCATCCATCGATTTTACCCGCAACAGTGCCTTCACCGTCGCCGATGCCATCAGGAATTTCGCCGGTGTTAATATTAAAGATTATGGTGGTATTGGTGGCGTAAAAACAGTGCTGGTGCGCAGTCTTGGTGCTAATCATACCGGTATATTTTACGACGGGGTTCAGTTAAACGATGCGCAGAACGGGCAAATAGACCTGGGCCGGCTTAACTTAAACAATGTACAATCAATAGCACTTTATAATGGGCAACCCGATAATATATGCGCACCAGCCCGGGCATTTGCATCCGCAAGCTTGTTATCCATAAAAACTATAAGGCCTTTGTTGGGTGCAGAGAAGCCTTACCAAGTGCTTGTGGGAATTAAAGGCGGTTCATTCGGGCTTATCAACCCATATATCCAGTGGCAGCAGCGGATCAATAAAAACTGGTCGGCAGTTGTCAATTCCTATCTTGAAAAAGCCGATGGACAGTATAAATATAAAGTAAATGGCGACGGCTCCGATACTTTAGCCACCCGGCGTAATGGCGATATTAAGGCACAACAGGCCGATGCGGCACTGTACTGGACAAAATCTGACAGCAACCAGTTTAACTTTCATGTAAACTATTATAACTCGGATAGGGGGCTGCCCGGCGCGGTTGTATTTTATAATCCTTATTCCAAACAACGTGTGCAGAACCGGGATATATTTGCACAGGCAGGTTATGAGCACTTATGGGGAAGTAGCTTACATTTGCTGTTAAATACCAAACTATCAAGGTTATATACTCATTACACCGATCCCGATTTTTTAAATAACCAGGGTGGGCTAAATTATAAATACACGCAGAAAGAGGTTTATCAATCAGCCACGCTGGCTTATCATATCCTGAGTAATTGGGAGGTTTCTTATGCTGTTGATTTTGCTTATACCCACCTGGATGCCAATATTACTAATTATGCTTATCCATCACGAAGTACTTTGCTTAATGCCATAGCGTCAAACTTAATTGTCGGTAAATGGCGTTTCCAGGGAAGTTTGCTTAATAGTAATATCAACGAATCGGTAAAAACGGGTAAAGCATCGGCTTCGCGTAATGTTTACTCGCCCACGTTAATGGCTACCTTTAAACCATTTAATAATTCAAATTTTCAGTTAAGGGCATTTTATAAAAACTCGTTCCGCTATCCAACCTTTGATGAATTCTACTATTTCGCGATACAGGTGCGCGATCTTAAACCTGAATTTGCCAAACAATACGATTTGGGCGCTACCTTTACCAAAAGCCTGAACTCGTGGCTTGATTACGTTACATTTACTGCCGATGCGTATTATAACAATGTAACCGATAAAATACTATCTATTCCTAATCAAAACCCCTATATATCATCTATCAGCAATTTGGGTAAGGTTGATGTTAAGGGTATAGACGTAAGCATAAAAACACAGTCGAAACTTAATAATAACTGGCGGGCTTTATTAACAGCCAATTATAGCTTTCAAAAAGCAATTGACGTATCAGATCCGGCAAGCTCTGTTTACCTGAAGCAAATTCCATACTCTCCAAAACATACTGTGGCTATTAACGCCGGCATTGATCACAGACAATTTGGAATTTATTATAACCAGGTCCTTTCATCATCAAGGTATTACAGTGGTGAAAATTTACCTGAAAATCTGTTATCAGGATATTCGGTAAGTGATGCATCAGCAGTTTACAATTTTCTGCTCAAAACTAAGCAGGTAACGGCTGCTGTCGAAGTAAATAATTTGTTTAATGCCAATTACGCCGTTATCAGGAGTTTTCCTTTACCCGGCCGCTCGTACCGGTTTACAATTCAAATAAAAATTTAA
- a CDS encoding SIR2 family NAD-dependent protein deacylase has protein sequence MKKLVVLTGAGISAESGLKTFRDSDGLWEGYNIEDVATPEAWEHNPVLVQEFYNARRKSVLEAKPNAAHYALAQLEEKYDVTIITQNIDDLHERAGSTKVVHLHGIITRSQSSIDAKLTYPIDGWELRMDEVCELGSPLRAHVVWFGEDVPMIEPAARVCTSAEIFMLVGSSLAVYPAAGLISYVGREVPKYIIDPKIPEVRINGPLIKIQEKASIGVPALVNELLKN, from the coding sequence ATGAAAAAATTGGTAGTGCTAACAGGAGCGGGGATTAGTGCAGAAAGCGGATTAAAAACCTTTAGAGACAGCGATGGCTTATGGGAAGGTTATAATATTGAAGATGTGGCTACACCAGAGGCCTGGGAGCACAATCCTGTCCTGGTACAGGAATTTTATAATGCACGCCGCAAATCTGTACTGGAGGCCAAGCCCAATGCTGCTCATTATGCATTGGCTCAACTGGAAGAAAAATACGACGTTACTATCATTACCCAAAATATTGACGACCTGCATGAACGTGCAGGCTCAACCAAAGTAGTGCATTTACATGGTATTATTACCCGCTCCCAATCGAGTATTGACGCTAAGCTTACTTATCCGATTGATGGATGGGAATTAAGGATGGATGAAGTATGTGAGTTAGGCTCACCTTTAAGGGCCCATGTGGTGTGGTTTGGGGAGGATGTACCAATGATTGAACCCGCGGCACGCGTTTGTACCAGTGCGGAGATATTTATGCTTGTAGGGTCGTCTTTAGCGGTTTATCCGGCAGCAGGTTTAATCAGTTATGTAGGTCGCGAAGTACCTAAATATATTATTGATCCCAAAATACCAGAAGTAAGGATTAATGGCCCGCTTATCAAAATACAGGAAAAAGCCTCCATAGGTGTGCCGGCTTTGGTAAATGAATTACTTAAAAACTAA